In Granulicella mallensis MP5ACTX8, the sequence GCGAGGGGATCGGGTCGCGGTAGCGGTACTCGCTGGCGTAGTCGACGTCGACCGGCAGGCGCGCTAGGCGCTCGATCATGAACTTGCCCGCGAGCCCGGCGTGCCAGCTCGTTCCGCAGGCTGCAATGGTGATGCCCGTCGCCGCGCGGAACTCCGCAGGCGAAATCTTCATGTCCGGCAGAAAGACCTTGCCGGTCTCGAGCGAGACGCGGCCCAGCGTGGTGTCGCGGACGGCGCGGGGCTGCTCGTTGATCTCCTTGAGCATGAAGTGCTTGTAGCCGGCCTTCTCGGCCTGGATCGGGTCCCACGTAATGCGCTGCGGCGTGAGCGTTCGGGCCTGGCCCGCGAAGTCCGTCAACTCGATGCCCTGCGTGGTGAGCGTGGCGACTTCGCCGTCCTGCAGGAAGTAGATCGTGCGGGTATGGTGCAGAATGCCGGGAACGTCGGAGGCGAGGAAGTACTCGCCCTCGCCGATGCCCAGCACCGCGGGCGGGCCCATGCGCGCGGCAACCAGCTTGTCCGGCTCGTGCGCGGAGAGCACACCGATGGCGAAGGCTCCGGTGAGCCGCTTGACCGCGCGACGAACGGCTTCTTCGAGCGATAAAGAGGGCGGGGCAGTGAGGACGGTTTGAGATTCGTCGCTGCCGTCGATTGCCTCCGAGGCTAAAGCCCCTGCTTTCTGGGCAGCGTTAATGGACGGGCTGAAGCCCGTCCCCTTCAAAGCGGCGTCGGTACGGGTACTGGCAACCGCTAGTTCCAGTTCGTCCTGGATGACATGCGCGATGATCTCGGTGTCGGTTTCACTGGCGAACTTATGGCCTTTGGCGATGAGCGCGTTCTTGAGTTGCAGGTAGTTTTCGACGATGCCGTTATGCACCACGACCAGCGTTCCGGTGCCGTCGCGATGCGGGTGGGCGTTCTCTTCGGTGGGGCGGCCGTGCGTGGCCCAGCGCGTGTGGCCGATGCCGTAGGTTCCGTGCACAGGGTCTTCGCGCAGGATGGCGTCGAGGTTGCGAAGCTTTCCGGGAGCACGGCGAAGCTGCAGCGCGTGGCCTCCACCGGCGACGGCGATGCCTGCGGAGTCATAACCGCGGTACTCGAGGCGAGCGAGCCCTTCCATGATGACGGGGACGCAGGGTTTAGGGCCGATATAACCGACGATTCCACACATGGTTAGCAGTGTAGACCGTGAAGGACAGGGAACAGGAATTAGAAAACAGAAAATAATCAGGCAGAGGGGCAGGGGGGATTTGACAGGATGGCAGCGAGCTTGCGGTAGCATCGAAGCGTTCTGGGAATGCTGTCGCAATAGCTGTGAGGCTTTTTGCTTTTCTAGTTGTCATTCCGAGTAAAACGAAGAACCTGCTGTCTCCCGCTCTTCGCCCTTGCTGCCCACACCGTTATGCATCAGCAGGATGCAGCTTTGCCCCACGTTTTGGCGGCACCTTAAAAACGGGAGACAGCAGGTTCCTCGGTACGCTCGGAATGACAACTAGAAAAACAAAAGCAAAGGCAACTACAAGTTCTGAGCAGGGTATTGGCATTGAGGAGTCATGGAATGCGGCGAATCGCAATGATGCTGTTGGCGGTGATGAGCGTAGCGCTCTACGGGCGAGCACAGGACCCACTGAAGACACTGCCGAAAAACTACTGGGGAGAGTTCGAAGACCCGTGGGTGCGCGTGATCCACGCGCACTATGGCGCGGGCGAGCATGTACCGCAGCACGACCATCCGAAGACGCCGACGCTGTACGTCTATCTCTCCGATGCGGGGCCGGTGAAGTTTATCCATACCGGCGATGACGATTTCTCCATCACCCGCCAGCCGGTGCATATCGGGCAACTGCGTCTGAACGCAGGACGCGAGGAGACACACAAAGTCGAAAGCCTGAGCAAAACGCCAAGCGACTTTCTGCGTGTCGAGTTCAAGACGCTGCCGCTGCATCTCGACTCGCTGCATTCGCGATCACCCGCAGCGGGAAAGGCCTTCTGGCATGCAGCGCAGCCGGAGAAGGTGGAGTTCGAAGACACGCACATCCGCATCGTGCGGCAGGGAGTACAGCCAGGAAAGAGTGCGCTCCTGCACTCGGAGGCGAAACACGTGGTGTGGCTGGCGATCCAGGTTGAAGGTGCGCAGTGTGCGGGGAAGATAGCGCATGCGGGCGAGAGCTGGGATACGGCGAAACTCAATGTGCAGGCGGGTGCGAAGCGGGTGGAATTTTTGCGGGTCGAGTTGAAGTAAGGTGTTATCTGTATTTCGTCGTCATCCTGAGCCGTAGGCTCAGGATGACGACGAAATACAAAGACGGCGCTAAAACCTACCCCTGCGACCCGTACAACAAAACGGCACTGGCAGGCGCAACAATCGACGCCTCACGAAACTTCGACGGCTCCGTAAGTTCTACCTTGGTAGAAGCCAACGATGGCGCGCTCAACGTGAACGCCAGGCTGTAGCCCGCCAGATCGATGTGAAGCGCTTTTGCCTTGTCCTTGTTGATGATCGCGACAACGATCTGGCCGGTGGGCAGCTTCGCTGCAAAGGCCGTGGCGTTCACCTCGCCGGAGTTGAAGTCGACCGGGATAAACGTCGCCCCGGCAAAGTGCCCGGCGAACCGCATGCCGTAAGACACGGGCTCGGCGACATAGCGGCCTTCAACCTCAGCGATGGGCGTATAGAACGGGCGCGGATGCGGAGCCTTGGGGTCGGGCATTAGCAACTCGCCGGGCAGCGTGCCGCCAAGAGAGTCCGCCACAGCCTTGCCGCTGCCGCCGTGCAGGTTCGCTCCTGCGTAACCGAGGGAGGCGAGGGTCAGCAGGTAGTCCGCCGACCAGAGCGCAGCACCAAAGACATCCGACATACCCGGACGGCCGCCACGGTAGCAGCTATTGCCCTCCGTCATGCGGTACTTCGTGCCGATCCTGGCGGCTGCAGCGCGGGTCGTCTCGGCTACGCTCTGTACCTTGGGATTGGACTTGAGCAGTTCGTCGAGATTGGCCTTGGGGTTCGATGGAGGTCCGGTGAAGTAGTAGTGGTGCGAGATGGCAGCGATCTCCGGGTGCTCGTGCATGGCAGCGAGACGGGTGGAGATGGTGGTCGACCATTCCGGATTGCCGGCGGTATCGGGCAATCCGAAGCGCGCGGAGGGAACGCGGGCGCGGATGGCGTTGGCGGCGGCGAGCCACTCGTCGAGATAGGCGTCGGCAGTCCACTTGGCCTTCTCGCGGAAGCGGCGTGTGAAGCCGTCGGGCTCATTGCCGACCTGGAAGTATTCGAGTTTGGAGCCGAGCGTCTTCGCGACGAAGACAGCCTCCTCCGCAGCGCGTGCGGGCGTGCTGGTACCGAGATTGATTCCGTACAGGCAGGTCCAGCCGGTCGCGTCGAGGAAGGAGCGAAGATTCGTGACGGCCTCAGGAGTGACGGAATAAGCAA encodes:
- the glmS gene encoding glutamine--fructose-6-phosphate transaminase (isomerizing), which encodes MCGIVGYIGPKPCVPVIMEGLARLEYRGYDSAGIAVAGGGHALQLRRAPGKLRNLDAILREDPVHGTYGIGHTRWATHGRPTEENAHPHRDGTGTLVVVHNGIVENYLQLKNALIAKGHKFASETDTEIIAHVIQDELELAVASTRTDAALKGTGFSPSINAAQKAGALASEAIDGSDESQTVLTAPPSLSLEEAVRRAVKRLTGAFAIGVLSAHEPDKLVAARMGPPAVLGIGEGEYFLASDVPGILHHTRTIYFLQDGEVATLTTQGIELTDFAGQARTLTPQRITWDPIQAEKAGYKHFMLKEINEQPRAVRDTTLGRVSLETGKVFLPDMKISPAEFRAATGITIAACGTSWHAGLAGKFMIERLARLPVDVDYASEYRYRDPIPSPTDIGLLITQSGETADTIAAQHELIAKGSKTLAICNVVGAAVTRLAQGTITTNAGPEIGVASTKAFTAQLTALFTFALYLAQVRGTVDDTTSLHLVTELSRVPGKIEEILRSVDDQCHELAKHFSTARDFLFLGRGIHYPIALEGALKLKEISYIHAEGYPAGEMKHGPNALIDETLPVVCIATKDPSDPSSVLKYEKTLSNIQEVTARSGRVIAIAIEGDEHIGQLVEHVIHIPQSHELLLPILEVVPLQLLAYHIAVRRGCDVDQPRNLAKSVTVE